The following proteins come from a genomic window of Thermocrinis jamiesonii:
- the atpC gene encoding ATP synthase F1 subunit epsilon produces the protein MIKVEIVTPKGLAFSKEVNSVNIPTVEGEIGVLEKHMYLMTLLKPGLVYFDGKVDEGIAVTYGFVDVTPEKVIILAEEAYTIGEIDVGKEKEEFEKAIKKLATAQTMEEIEETTKQAERARILLELVERFGRV, from the coding sequence ATGATAAAAGTAGAGATAGTTACACCAAAAGGTTTGGCTTTTTCCAAAGAAGTCAATTCGGTAAATATTCCCACTGTAGAAGGAGAAATAGGAGTTTTAGAAAAGCACATGTATTTGATGACTTTGTTAAAGCCCGGTCTTGTCTATTTTGATGGAAAGGTGGATGAAGGAATAGCGGTAACCTATGGCTTTGTGGATGTAACACCAGAAAAAGTCATTATATTAGCAGAAGAAGCTTACACCATAGGTGAAATAGATGTTGGTAAAGAAAAAGAAGAGTTTGAAAAAGCAATAAAGAAACTTGCTACCGCACAGACTATGGAAGAAATAGAAGAGACAACAAAACAGGCAGAAAGGGCAAGGATTCTTTTGGAATTAGTGGAGAGATTTGGAAGAGTTTAA
- a CDS encoding tRNA1(Val) (adenine(37)-N6)-methyltransferase: MEEFKKFDFFRGKVKFIQPKAHRLSVVEVLFVSSIKGIKRKSLVADLGAGFGALSILIALRYGCRVLAVERDQTMIQLLRQNLKNNNLEGKVEILECDIREINKNIKRQSVDCVVINPPFHPETPSTKANPYHTEIYGTLKDFLESASYILKDGGFVNVLLPSYRLLEACNIMETLNIKPMYLKFFHPFIDKNAKLVRIVGVKNLKPKLIVENPIIINQKENKYTKEVLNIIEGFL, translated from the coding sequence TTGGAAGAGTTTAAAAAATTTGACTTCTTCAGAGGTAAAGTAAAGTTTATCCAACCTAAGGCTCACAGGCTCTCTGTAGTTGAAGTTTTATTTGTCTCAAGTATAAAAGGTATAAAGAGAAAAAGCTTGGTAGCAGATTTGGGTGCAGGCTTTGGAGCGCTCTCCATACTAATAGCCCTAAGGTATGGCTGTAGAGTTTTGGCAGTAGAAAGAGACCAAACTATGATCCAACTGCTCAGGCAAAACTTAAAAAACAACAACCTTGAGGGTAAGGTAGAAATTTTAGAGTGTGACATTAGAGAAATAAACAAAAATATAAAGCGTCAAAGTGTGGATTGTGTTGTTATAAATCCACCTTTTCATCCGGAAACTCCATCCACAAAAGCAAATCCATATCATACGGAAATTTATGGAACTTTAAAAGATTTTTTAGAATCAGCTTCCTATATTTTGAAGGATGGAGGCTTTGTAAATGTTTTATTACCTTCCTATAGATTATTGGAAGCCTGTAATATTATGGAAACTTTAAACATTAAACCGATGTATTTAAAATTTTTTCATCCATTCATAGATAAAAATGCCAAATTGGTTCGTATTGTAGGCGTGAAAAACTTAAAACCAAAGCTAATTGTAGAAAATCCAATTATAATAAATCAAAAAGAAAATAAATATACGAAGGAGGTTTTGAACATCATAGAGGGGTTTCTATGA
- a CDS encoding DUF507 family protein: protein MRLPEKLMERIADRIIKELTEEKIIEVEDPYVFKKKIIGIFKKAEEEERLLDEKTREILKERMDLIEEASLDYRTAYRAVRNRLAEEMNINTNKRERMNQIAGMIKDLIIEDDSVEMYEESHIIRARIRKILMEALKEEEEIDREVRERIRSYSKRIVEGTPEWNHLYKRIYEDALRRRGLL from the coding sequence ATGAGACTACCAGAAAAATTGATGGAGCGCATTGCAGATAGGATTATAAAAGAGCTTACAGAAGAAAAAATAATAGAAGTAGAAGATCCTTATGTTTTTAAGAAGAAAATTATAGGAATTTTTAAGAAGGCTGAAGAGGAAGAAAGACTACTTGACGAAAAGACCAGAGAAATACTAAAAGAAAGAATGGATCTTATAGAAGAGGCAAGTTTAGATTACAGAACCGCTTATAGGGCAGTTCGTAACAGACTTGCGGAAGAAATGAATATTAACACCAACAAAAGAGAAAGGATGAATCAAATAGCGGGTATGATAAAGGACCTAATAATAGAGGACGATTCGGTAGAAATGTATGAAGAATCCCACATTATAAGAGCAAGAATAAGGAAAATACTAATGGAGGCTCTAAAGGAAGAGGAGGAGATAGATAGAGAGGTTAGGGAAAGGATAAGGTCCTATTCAAAGAGAATAGTTGAAGGCACACCTGAATGGAACCATTTATACAAAAGAATTTATGAAGATGCTTTAAGAAGGAGAGGATTACTTTAA
- a CDS encoding M23 family metallopeptidase: MIKILLLLILIYSTVGNTYLMPLGVGGPSPKTNYQDPLEEINIENVDEIIRKEMSVEEAFRELVDVRIPDMVKPDIWPVVGIVTSGYGWRTIGRQVEFHTGIDISAPYGTPVSVTADGRVVYAGWIRGYGYTVIVYHGYGFATLYAHLSSIFVGYGDKVVKAQIIGKVGNTGRSFGPHLHYEVLKYGIRQNPIAYLP, encoded by the coding sequence ATGATAAAAATCTTGCTTTTATTGATTTTGATCTATTCCACAGTTGGTAATACATATTTGATGCCCCTTGGGGTAGGTGGCCCTTCCCCTAAGACCAACTATCAAGATCCGCTGGAGGAGATCAATATTGAGAATGTAGATGAGATCATCAGAAAAGAGATGTCCGTTGAAGAGGCTTTTCGGGAGCTTGTGGATGTTAGAATTCCGGATATGGTAAAGCCGGATATATGGCCTGTGGTTGGAATTGTAACTTCGGGCTATGGTTGGCGAACAATAGGTAGGCAAGTAGAATTTCACACTGGTATAGACATATCTGCTCCTTATGGTACTCCCGTTAGCGTAACCGCAGATGGCAGAGTTGTATATGCAGGTTGGATAAGAGGCTATGGTTATACCGTAATAGTTTATCACGGCTATGGATTTGCCACTCTGTATGCACACCTTTCAAGCATTTTTGTAGGCTATGGAGATAAGGTTGTAAAAGCTCAGATAATCGGTAAGGTTGGTAATACCGGTAGATCCTTTGGACCCCACTTACACTACGAAGTGTTAAAATACGGCATAAGACAAAATCCTATAGCCTACTTACCTTAA
- a CDS encoding MBL fold metallo-hydrolase has product METKRVIYNTPEHKVVFFEELTPASAVQANQVLIIHKDEGMLLDPGGHKVFSKLLSDISLYVPPTQIKYIFLSHQDPDIVASINGWLMTTKAVAYISKLWIRFLPHFGLDSQLEDRVVPIDDRGTTIVLGGDCKLLVLPAHFLHSEGNFQLYDPCSKILFSGDLGASLGQDYFFVEDFDSHIKYMEGFHKRYMASNKILRFWANMVRQLDIEMIVPQHGAIFKGKEMVNKFIEWVENLQVGIDLLTQENYSLPV; this is encoded by the coding sequence ATGGAAACAAAAAGAGTAATCTATAATACTCCAGAACACAAGGTCGTGTTCTTTGAAGAGCTAACTCCTGCAAGTGCGGTGCAAGCCAACCAAGTGCTTATAATTCACAAGGATGAGGGAATGCTTTTGGATCCGGGTGGTCATAAGGTGTTTTCCAAGCTTTTATCCGATATCTCCCTCTACGTTCCGCCAACTCAGATAAAATACATCTTCCTATCCCACCAAGATCCAGATATAGTAGCTTCAATAAACGGTTGGCTGATGACCACAAAGGCTGTAGCTTACATATCTAAGCTTTGGATAAGGTTTTTACCCCATTTTGGGTTAGACAGCCAGTTAGAGGACAGGGTGGTGCCTATAGACGATAGAGGAACTACCATAGTTTTAGGTGGAGATTGCAAGCTGTTGGTTTTACCTGCTCATTTCCTTCATTCCGAAGGGAACTTTCAGCTTTATGATCCTTGTTCCAAAATACTTTTCTCCGGAGACTTAGGTGCCAGCTTAGGACAAGATTACTTTTTTGTAGAAGACTTTGATTCTCACATCAAATACATGGAAGGTTTTCACAAGAGGTATATGGCAAGCAACAAAATACTGAGATTTTGGGCAAACATGGTCCGCCAATTGGACATAGAAATGATCGTTCCTCAGCATGGTGCTATCTTCAAGGGCAAGGAAATGGTAAATAAGTTCATAGAATGGGTAGAAAACTTGCAGGTGGGAATTGACCTTTTAACTCAAGAAAACTACAGCTTACCCGTGTGA
- the argF gene encoding ornithine carbamoyltransferase, with translation MIRHFIDLWDITPEEGWTILESSLAIKNKKNEERPLKGKYFALIFTKPSTRTRVSFEVGIRALGGEVIFLQEESLQLVRGEDLKDTARTLSRYLDCLIVRTDSHEKLKELASHSSIPVINALTDMSHPCQVLSDVFTLYERFGKDIKNKKIAYVGDGNNLCNTWLVGAGLFGLNLFVATPEGYEPSSYYYQAGEDLCKITGGSIYLTPNPVEAVKDADVVYTDVWVSMNQNRTEEKISALKNYQVNRQLLSYAKENVLVMHCLPARKGEEITEEVFEEYADFIFTQAENRVYAQMGLLKFLFTQR, from the coding sequence ATGATAAGGCATTTTATAGACCTTTGGGACATTACGCCGGAAGAGGGGTGGACTATACTTGAAAGCTCGCTTGCTATTAAAAACAAAAAAAACGAAGAAAGGCCCCTAAAAGGTAAGTATTTTGCTTTGATCTTTACCAAGCCATCCACAAGAACGAGAGTGTCCTTTGAGGTGGGCATTAGGGCTTTGGGTGGAGAGGTTATATTTCTTCAAGAAGAAAGTCTTCAACTTGTAAGGGGAGAGGATCTGAAAGATACCGCCAGAACTCTCTCAAGATACTTAGATTGTCTAATAGTCCGCACCGATTCACACGAAAAGCTAAAGGAACTTGCATCCCACTCTTCCATTCCAGTTATAAATGCCCTCACTGACATGTCCCATCCTTGCCAAGTTTTGAGTGATGTCTTTACCCTTTACGAACGCTTTGGAAAGGACATAAAAAACAAAAAAATTGCTTATGTGGGTGATGGAAACAATCTTTGCAATACTTGGCTTGTGGGTGCGGGACTTTTTGGTTTGAATTTGTTCGTTGCTACTCCAGAAGGTTATGAACCTTCTTCTTATTATTATCAAGCTGGAGAAGACCTATGCAAAATAACAGGAGGTAGTATATACCTAACCCCTAATCCTGTGGAAGCGGTTAAAGATGCGGATGTGGTTTATACGGACGTATGGGTTAGTATGAATCAAAATAGGACAGAAGAAAAGATTTCCGCACTGAAAAACTATCAGGTTAATCGCCAACTTTTGAGCTATGCAAAGGAAAATGTGCTTGTAATGCACTGCCTTCCTGCCAGAAAGGGAGAGGAAATTACAGAGGAGGTTTTTGAAGAGTATGCGGATTTTATCTTTACCCAGGCAGAAAACAGAGTATATGCCCAAATGGGACTGTTAAAGTTTTTATTTACTCAACGGTAA